In the Agrococcus beijingensis genome, GCTGCTCGACCCCGAGCGCCGCAGCGCGATCAAGCAGGTGGCCTCCGGCCGGTTCGGCGTCACGAGCATGTACCTGACGCACGCCGACGACCTGCAGATCAAGATGGCGCAGGGCGCGAAGCCCGGCGAGGGCGGCCAGCTGCCGCCGGGCAAGGTCTACCCGTGGGTGGCCTCGACCCGGCACGCGACGCCCGGCGTGGGCCTCATCTCGCCGCCGCCGCACCACGACATCTACTCGATCGAGGATCTCAAGCAGCTCATCTTCGACCTGAAGCGCTCGAACCCGAGGGCGCGCGTGCACGTGAAGCTCGTCTCGCAGTCGGGCATCGGCGCGGTCGCGGCGGGCGTGGCGAAGGCGAAGGCCGACGTCGTGCTCGTCTCGGGCCACGACGGCGGCACCGGCGCGAGCCCGCTGAACTCGCTGAAGCATGCGGGCACCCCCTGGGAGATCGGCCTCGCCGAGACCCAGCACACGCTGATGATGAACGGCCTGCGGGAGCGCGTGAGCGTGCAGGTCGACGGGCAGCTGAAGACCGGCCGCGACGTCATCGTCGGCGCCCTGCTGGGGGCCGAGGAGTTCGGCTTCGCGACGGCGCCGCTGGTGGTCTCCGGCTGCATCATGATGCGCGTCTGCCACCTCGACACCTGCCCGGTGGGCGTCGCGACGCAGAACCCGGTGCTGCGGGAGCGCTTCACCGGCAAGCCCGAGTTCGTCGTGCAGTTCTTCGAGTTCATCGCCCAGGAGGTGCGCGAGCTGCTCGCGCGGCTGGGCCTGCGCTCGATCGACGAAGCCATCGGCCGCAGCGACCTGCTCGAGATCGACCGCGCCATCCAGCACTGGAAGGCCGACGGGCTCGACCTGGCACCCGTGCTCACCCGCCCCGAGGGCGCGCAGGGGCAGCCGCGCCGCACCACCGAGCAGGACCACGAGCTCGAGCAGCAGCTCGACTGGACGCTGCTGCCGCAGCTCGAGCAGGCGCTCCAGGCGGGGGAGCGGCTCGTGCTCGAGCTCGACATCGCCAACACCGACCGCGCCGTCGGCACCATGCTCGGCAATGCCGTCACGCTGCGCGCCGGGGCCGAGGGCCTCGCGCCGGGCACGATCGACCTGACGCTGCGCGGCTCCGCCGGGCAGTCGCTGGGCGCGTTCGTGCCGCGGGGCATCGCCCTGCACCTCGAGGGCGACGCCAACGACTACGTCGGCAAGGGGCTCAGCGGCGGCATCGTCACCGTGCGGCCGGCGGCCGACGCGGCGCTCGTCGCCGAGCGCAACGTGATCGCCGGCAACGTGATCGGCTACGGCGCGACCAGCGGCGAGCTCTACCTGCGCGGCATCGTGGGCGAGCGGTTCCTGGTGCGCAACTCCGGCGCCACCGCCGTCTGCGAGGGCGCGGGAGACCACGCCCTCGAGTACATGACCGGCGGCATCGCGGTCGTGCTCGGCAAGACGGGCCGCAACCTCGGCGCCGGCATGTCCGGCGGCATCGCCTACCTGCTCGACCTCGACGAGCGGCTCCTGAACCAGGACTCGTTCCACCAGGGCGAGCTGCGCGTCGAGCAGCTGCGCGAGGAGGACGAGATCGAGCTCCGCGCGATCCTCGCCCGCCACGTCGAGCTGACCGGCTCGCCCGTCGCGCAGGAGCTGCTCGACGGCGACCTGTCGCGCATCTCGAAGCTCGTGCCGCGCGACTGGGCGATGGTGCGCGAGATCCGCCTGGACGCCCAGGCACAGGGGGTCGACCCCGATTCCGACAACATCTGGCGGCAGATCCTGGAGGTGACCGGTGGCTGATCCTCGTGGATTCCTGAAGGTGACGGAGCGCGAGCTCCCCAAGAAGCGTCCCGTGCCGGTGCGCATCCTCGACTGGCGCGAGATCGGCGAGCCGGGCGACAAGGCCGTGCTCCGGAGGCAGGCCGGCCGCTGCATGGACTGCGGTGTGCCCTTCTGCCACCAGGGCTGCCCGCTCGGCAACCTCATCCCCGAGTTCAACGACCTCACCTGGAAGGGCGAGGGGCGGGCGGCGAGCGACCGCCTGCACGCGACGAACAACTTCCCCGAGCTCACCGGGCGGCTCTGCCCGGCGCCCTGCGAGTCGTCGTGCGTGCTCGGCATCAACCAGCCGGCGGTGACGATCAAGTCGGTCGAGCAGTCGATCGCCGACGACGCGTTCGCCAATGGCTGGACCGAGCCCCACCCGCCGGCCCGCCTCACAGGCAAGACGGTCGCGGTGGTCGGGTCGGGCCCGGCGGGCCTCGCGGCCGCGCAGCAGCTCACGCGCGCCGGCCACACCGTGGTCGTCTACGAGCGCGACGACCGCATCGGCGGCCTGGTGCGCTACGGCATCCCCGACTTCAAGCTCGAGAAGCAGCGCATCGACGCGCGCCTGGCGCAGATGCAGGCCGAGGGCACGCGCTTCCGCGCCGGCATGGAGGTCGGCCGCGACATCACCTGGGAGCAGCTGCGCGACCGCTTCGACGCGATCGTCGTCGCCACCGGCGCCCCGGAGGCGCGCGAGCTCGAGATCCCGGGCCGCGAGCTCGACGGCGTGCACCTGGCGATGGAGTACCTGGTGCAGCAGAACCGGGCGGTCGCGGGCACCCTGCCCGCCAACCAGATCAGCGCCCAGGGCAAGCACGTGGTGGTGCTCGGCGGCGGCGACACCGGCGCCGACTGCATCGGCACCGCGCACCGCCAGGGGGCGCTGTCGGTGACCAACCTGGCGATCGGCGTGCAGCCGCCGTCGGAGCGCCCCGAGCACCAGCCCTGGCCCGTGCACCCGAACGTCTTCGAGGTGCAGACGAGCCACGAGGAGGGCGGCGACCGCAAGTACCTCGTCTCCACCGTCGCGCTGCTCGCGAACGGCGCCGGCGAGGTGCGCGCCCTGCAGGTCGCCGACACCGAGATCGTCGACGGCGTGCGCCGACCTGCGGCCGGCACCGAGCGCGAGATCCCCGCCGACCTGGTGCTGCTGGCGCTGGGCTTCACGGGGGCGGATGCGTCGATCGGCCAGGCGCTCGAGGTCCCGTTCGAGCGCGGCCTGCCGCAGCGGCGGCCCGACTTCTCGACCGAGCAGCCGGGCGTCTTCGTCGCCGGCGACGCCGGTCGCGGCGCCTCGCTCATCGTGTGGGCGATCGCGGAGGGCCGCGCCGCGGCCGCTGCCGTCGACGCCTACCTCGAGGGCGAGACCTCGCTGCCGTCGCCGGTGCGCGCCACCGACCGGCCCTTCGCCGCGTAGAGCCACGCCCCCTCCTCGCGGGTGTCTGCGAGGATGGGGGTGCCCGCGCCGTTGCACCCAGGCGGCACGAACATGGAAGCGAGCAATCGATGAGACGAGCCAAGATCGTCGCGACGTTCGGGCCGGCACTCGCCGGCTATGAGATGACCAGGGCCGCGATCGCGGCCGGCATCAACGTCGCACGCATGAACCTCAGCCACGGAGACCGCAGCGTTCACGAGGAGGTGTACGCGAACATCCGCCGGGCCTCCGACGAGCTCGGCAAGCCGGTCGGCATCCTGGTCGACCTGCAGGGCCCGAAGATTCGGCTCGGCAAGCTCGCGAACGGCCCTCACGAGCTCGTCGAGGGGGCGCGCTTCACGATCACCACCGATGACATCGAGGGCGACGGCGAGCGCGCCAGCACCACGTTCACGGGCCTCCCGGCCGACGTGAAGCCGGGCGACCCGCTGCTGATCGACGACGGCCGCATCACCCTGAAGGCCGTCGAGGTCACCCCGACCGACGTGATCACCGAGGTCGTCATCGGCGGGCCGGTGAGCAGCAACAAGGGCATCAACCTGCCCGGCGTGGCCGTCAACGTGCCCGCGATGAGCGAGAAGGACGAGTCCGACCTGCGCTGGGCGCTCGACCTCGGCGCCGACATCATCGCGCTGTCGTTCGTGCGCGACGCCAAGGACATCGAGCGCGTGCACGCGATCATGGACGAGGAGGGGCGCCGCCTGCCGGTGGTCGCGAAGATCGAGAAGCCGCAGGCGGTCGAGAACCTGTCCGACATCATCGACGCGTTCGACGCGATCATGGTCGCGCGCGGCGACCTCGGCGTCGAGCTGCCGCTCGAGCAGGTGCCGCTCGTGCAGAAGCGTGCGATCGAGCTGGCCCGACGGTGGGCGAAGCCCGTCATCGTGGCGACGCAGGTGCTCGAGTCGATGATCGAGAACTCCCGCCCGACGCGCGCGGAGGCGAGCGACTGCGCCAACGCGATCCTCGACGGCGCAGATGCGGTGATGCTCTCGGGCGAGACCAGCGTCGGCAAGCACCCGATCGTCACGATCGAGACGATGGCGCGCATCGTCGAGGCTGCGGAGGAGCAGGGCCTCGGCCGCATCCCCCCGCTCGGCACGAAGCCGCGCACGCAGGGCGGCG is a window encoding:
- a CDS encoding glutamate synthase subunit beta, whose product is MADPRGFLKVTERELPKKRPVPVRILDWREIGEPGDKAVLRRQAGRCMDCGVPFCHQGCPLGNLIPEFNDLTWKGEGRAASDRLHATNNFPELTGRLCPAPCESSCVLGINQPAVTIKSVEQSIADDAFANGWTEPHPPARLTGKTVAVVGSGPAGLAAAQQLTRAGHTVVVYERDDRIGGLVRYGIPDFKLEKQRIDARLAQMQAEGTRFRAGMEVGRDITWEQLRDRFDAIVVATGAPEARELEIPGRELDGVHLAMEYLVQQNRAVAGTLPANQISAQGKHVVVLGGGDTGADCIGTAHRQGALSVTNLAIGVQPPSERPEHQPWPVHPNVFEVQTSHEEGGDRKYLVSTVALLANGAGEVRALQVADTEIVDGVRRPAAGTEREIPADLVLLALGFTGADASIGQALEVPFERGLPQRRPDFSTEQPGVFVAGDAGRGASLIVWAIAEGRAAAAAVDAYLEGETSLPSPVRATDRPFAA
- the pyk gene encoding pyruvate kinase, which codes for MRRAKIVATFGPALAGYEMTRAAIAAGINVARMNLSHGDRSVHEEVYANIRRASDELGKPVGILVDLQGPKIRLGKLANGPHELVEGARFTITTDDIEGDGERASTTFTGLPADVKPGDPLLIDDGRITLKAVEVTPTDVITEVVIGGPVSSNKGINLPGVAVNVPAMSEKDESDLRWALDLGADIIALSFVRDAKDIERVHAIMDEEGRRLPVVAKIEKPQAVENLSDIIDAFDAIMVARGDLGVELPLEQVPLVQKRAIELARRWAKPVIVATQVLESMIENSRPTRAEASDCANAILDGADAVMLSGETSVGKHPIVTIETMARIVEAAEEQGLGRIPPLGTKPRTQGGAVTLAALEVADFVDAAAIVVFTESGDSARRMSRLRSKIPMFGFTPDPEVECRMQMVWGMNTHLVDRVTHTDEMIAQVDDVLIGKKLVPVGKKVVVISGMPPGTSGSTNDLRIHTVGDVHAEAVPAYHGLRRIQVPHPSAPHPADA